The nucleotide window CACGCACCATCCGTGGTCCCAGTGGGTCATCACGTGCCAACCGCAGTGGAGAAAGATCTTCAtcatcctctccctccttgTGGACCCTCCATGGTGGCCCCACGGCCCCACGGCTCAACCGTGGCGGAAAAGGaccttcatcatcatcatcgtgGGGTTCCCATGATGCTGAGGGGACAATCCATGGTGACATCAGGGCGATCCATGGTGGTGATGGGACCATCCATGGTGACATTGTGACAATCCATGATGACAGTGGGACAATCCACGGTGACATTGTGACAGTCCACGGTGACAATGacccttcctcctcctgggcCACCTGTGCCACCACTGaggagctcctccagctccacgTGGCCACTACCACATCCCCGTCCCTGCCATCCCAGGAGATCCTCAAGATCCGTGTGGGGGGTGACGATGACAATGACGATGACAAAGACCACAAGCGTCTCCCGCCAGACACTGCCACCGCCGCCGCTCTGCCCATGCCACCGGACCCACCCGCCATCTTCTACATCAAACCTGAGCCGGCTGCCGCCACAGCCACCACGCCGGACATCCCACCGCCCACCGAGCCACCGGTGCTGCCCGGCTGGACGCCAGTGGACCTGCATGGTAACGAGCTGCCGCGGCGCGGCGGGCAGCCGGCACACGCGCCGGTGAAGCTGGGCACCGCGCCGGCCGACGGGAAGCGCTTTGGCTGCGCCTGCGGGAAGCGATTTGCAGCACGGCCCAAGCGCGACCGACACATCCTGCTGACCCTGAGCCTGCGGCCCTTCGCCTGCGCCCGCTGCCCAAAGCGCTTCAAGCTCAAGCACCACCTGGGCGAGCACATGAAAACTCACCGCGCCGACCGCGGGCGAGGCCACGGGGGCCGGGGTGCGGCCGGAGACCAGTACGGGCCAGTACGGACTGGTACGGACCAGtatggagcagtgctgggcgTGTGAATgaccagtatggaccagtaCAGACCACTATAGACCAGTGTTGGGTGTGTGAGTGATCAGTACAGACCAGTATGGACCTGTATAGACCAATATGGACCAGTATAGACCAATATGGACCAGTATAGACCAGTGCCGGGCGTGTGACAGACTGGGATGGATCAGGACTGATATGGACCAGTATGGACCAGAGCCGGGTGTGTGAGTgaccagtatggaccagtaCAGACCAGTATGGGCCAGTGTTAGGCCAGCTAGTGACCAGTACAGACCAGTATGAACCCATGGTCCATACTGTGCTGGGCCTTTGAGTgaccagtatggaccagtaCAGACTAGTATGGGCCAGTGGTGAGCATCTGAGTGaccactgcagctcccagaccAGTTAAAGGCTCTGGTCCCAGTTCAGGCCCTGGAGTGCTTTTGGGGGCGCTGCCAGTTCACGCTCTACTGGTCTGGGCCTAGTTTCGCTTTTAGTCCCGCCCCCTCGATCCCCAGCCAATCAGCGCTCCTGTTCTGGCATAGCAGCCAATGGGAGTGCGGAAGGGGCGGGATTTAGTTATCATGGGAACCGGGCTGCCGGGTCGATATGGCAACAAGCGAGGGCGCTTCTGGGTTCATTCCCGCCCTCTCTGCTCTCGACCAATCAGCGCTCGCGGAGCCCAGCGGAACAGCCAATGGCGATGGGGGGCCGGGAGCGGCGTTGCCACGGCAATGGGGGCAGCCGGGCCTGGAGCCGCAATGGcgggaaaagggagaaggaatAAAGGGAATGAAGGGAGTGAATAACGggaataaaaggaataaataaaggGAATGAAAGCAATAAAGCGGTTTTGGTGTGGGGTGGAAGCAACTGGGGTGGgggcggcagctctgcggggcGGTTGGGGATAGCAGGGACgcccctggggacactggaaCCCCTCTGGTATGGTACTGGGACCTTTGAGGACCCTGGTTTACCCTGCCAGGACCCAGTGacccccagcagtgtccccGTATCCGTCCCAGATGCTgttggtggcactgggggcacCTTGGGGACACTTCGGGTACACTTTGGGGGGTGTTGGGGAGAGTTTAGGGGATGCTGGGAGAGGTTGGGGGCACTTTGGGGAGTTGGGGACATTTCTGGGATACAtggggacaccttggggacactTATGGGGGGTGTTGGGGACAGTTTGGTGGCTCAGGGGGACACTGGAAAGGGTTGGGGGCACCTTGGGGACATCGGGGACACTTTTGGAGTGGGTTGGGGACAGTTTGGTGGCTCTTGGAGACTCTGGGAGGGGTTGGGGACACCTTTGGGGAGTTGGGGACATTTCTGGGACAAGTGGGGATACTTTGGGAACACCCTGAGGGCATGGTGGGGGGGGACGCTGGGGACACTACGGAACTTCCTTGGGGATCTTGGGGCTGCTCGTGGTGGCTTTGGGGACATCGGGGGCTGGGCAGAGACAAAGTGACGCCgagacagggctggggcagagccatGACATCATCGCTGTCATTGTGACATCATCAACATCACCGCGACATCACCGCCACCCCAGTGACATCATCTCTGTCACCGTAGTGTCACCCTTGACATCACTGTTCCCTGGTGACATCACTGATATCCCTGATGATGTCACTGTTTCTTGGTGATGTCACCACTGTCCTCGCAGGGGCGGTGGCACCACTGGGTCCCCAATGTCTCCGAGGATGGCGGCACCGAGCGCCTGCAGCTGCGTCACCCACGGGGccagggacactgaggggacagtGCAGGGACCTTTGGAGACAGtgggggacatttggggacactggggacagatCTGGGGACACACTGAGAGACACTTGGGGACATCTGGTGACACTGAAGGGACACTGGAGACATTGGTGACacatttggggacattggggacacaTTGAAGGGCATTGAAGGGATCTTTGGGGACACTTTcggacacttggggacactcagggacacATTTGGGAACACTGGGGCCATGTTTGAGGACATTTAGGTACATTTGGGAACATTGAGGACACACTTGGGTACACACCCACCTCTGCCTGGAAGTggctgggtcctgtccctgcccttggggggacacaggggtggcaCCTTGGGGACAGAGCCACCCCCAGTGTCCCCGCTGTCACCTCGGTGCCACCCCTTCAGCTGTGCTGTTGTCACCTCCGGTGTCACCTCTGGGGCTAccgtgctggggacacagaggggacagggaggggacaaagCCACCATGTCACTGCCGGGCTCAgcactgtccccagggccaTCCCCTaatgtccccagtgccaccccccaGTGTCACTCACCCCGccagcccctgctgtccccagtgccacccctgatGTCCCCATTGCCAACCCCTGATGTTCCCAGGGCCACCCCAacatccccagtgtccccaatgtccccactgccaccctGGTGTCACTCACccactgtcccctgctgtcccctccagcTGCCGCTGCCTCTGGAGCCGGCCCGAGGCcaccagtgctggggacagaggggacactgagacagggacagagccacagccactgcggtgtccccagtgtccccaaagtgtccccaaggtgtcccaGGAATGTCCCCATCCCCCCAAAGTGTCTCAACCCCTCTCAaggtgtccccaatgtccccaaagGTTCCCAACCCCCCTCAGGTGTCCCCAGTCGTCCCCCGGCACCTCCAAATTGCCCCCAAAGTGTCCCCAGTCCTTCCCCAATGCCCCTGAACTGTCTTCAGGTGTCCCCAACCCCCCCAAGTTGTCCCTGAACTGTCTCTAGGTGTCCCCAAATTACCCTGATGTCCCCAAGATGTCCCCAAACTGTCCCCAACCTCCCCAAACTGCTCCCAGGTGTCTCTGCAGTGTCCCCGCTCTCCCCAGGTGTCTCTGGTGTCACTGTCCCcgcagtgtccctgcagtgtctccgctgtccccagctgtcccctctgtcacTGACCCCACAGTCGGTGCCGGGCCCGTCCCAGGCGCTCACTGAGGGTCTCCAGGGCCCCGACAGCCGCGGTGACATTGGCCAGGGCCATGCCCAGTGTCCCCAACAGCCTGGGGACAGATATGGGGTCATtgagggggacagggacaggaatggggacaggatTGGGGATGGCAATGGAGACAGGAATGGGGAGAGCAATGGGGACAGGACTGGGGATGGCaatggggacaggaatggggacaggaacaGAGACATCGATGGGGACAGCCATGGGGACAGCCCAGTCCCCCCAGTACCGCCGCAGGGCCTGTCCCAGTTTCCCCAGTTCCTCCTCGGCTGCCTCCGCCCGGAGCCGCTCCTGGGACAGGGCCTGGACAGAATGTCACCAAATGTCACCAAATTGTCCCCAGATGGCCCCCAATTATCCCCAAATGGCCCCAAGTTACCCCCTTACCTGTCTCAGATGTCCCCAATTTCCCCAAGTGTGTCCCAAGtgtgtccccaatgtccctcacctgtcccaggtgtgtccccGATGTCCCCCATGttcccaggtgtgtccccaatgtccccagcgtccccaggtgtgtccccagtgtccccagtgtccctcaCCTGTCTCTCCCCCCgcagctcctcctccccccGGTGCAGCCgcagctccagcagtgacaCCTGGCGGGACCCGGtggccacagcagcacccagggagcGCACCTGGGACAGGTGGGACAGGTGGGACATCACAGGGGTGACATTATCACAGGTGTGATGTCACAGTGTGACATCACAGATATGGCATCACAGGCGTGACAGATATGACGTCAggtgtgtgatatcacaggtGAGACAGGTGAGACAAGTGTGACATCACAGGTGTGACACAGATCACAGAgaggtgacacaggtgtgacatccctgtggccaccgcagtgcccagggagcacacctgggacaggtgacACACAGGGGGGACACAGGTGACAGTTCTGAGGGACACAGGTGACTCCCAGATGACCCTCAAGGGGACACAGGTGTCCCCAGAGGGTCCCCCCAGGAGTGGGTTTGGTCCCACCTGTGTGTTCTCACCTGTCCCAGTGTCTCACCTGTGTAACCTGCCCTAGGTGTGAGGTGTCCCCTCACCTGTCTCAGTGCCCACACttgtcccaggtgtccccaatgtccccatgtccctcacctgtccctgcagccgcagctcctggccctggtgcagcctcacctgcagcagcagctggaaaacctTCTGGCGCCAGCgggacagcagcacctgggGAAACACACCTGAGAGACACACCCAAATACACCTGGGAGACCCCAAATGCACCTGAGAGATCCCAAAAACTCACACAAGAGCCCAAAAACTCACCTGGGACACCCCAGAAGTCACAGCTGAACACCCCCAAATGGATGTGAGACAGCCCCAAACACGACTGGGCcacccaggtgtgtccccaaCATTGCTAGGTGTGTCCTCAACATCCCCAGATGAGCCCAGATGTCCCCAGGTGTCTCCCCCATGTCTCCAcgtgtccccaatgtcccccaTGTGTCCGTGGTCCCTCCCAGGGTTGCTCCAGGCCCGAGGCAGACACAGAAAACCTGGGACAGGTGAGACTGGTAGttactgggagttactgggacTTCCTGGGAGCtactgggagttactgggagcACTCACCTGCTCTGGGCTTGGCTCCGCCCCCTCTGGGTTATGGCCCCGCCCCCTCAGGGCCTTGAGCTCCATCTCCAGGATTTGGCTCTGCGCCCTTTCCGCCTCAAGCTCCTCCTCCAGTCTCTGGCCACGCCCCCTCAGGACCTCAAGCTCCCCCTCCAGCACTTGGTGCTGCTTCCTTTCTGCTTCAAGCTCCGCCTCCAGGCTTTGGCTCCGCCCCTTTTCTGCTTCAAGCTCCGCCTCCAGGCTTTGGCTCCGCCCCTTTTCTGCTTCAAGCTCTGCCTCCAGGCTTCGGCTCCGCCCCTTTTCTGCTTCAAGCTCTGTCTCCAGGCTTTGGCCACGCCCCTTTTCTGCTTCAAGCTCTGCCTCCAGGCTTTGGCTCCGCCCCTTTTCTGCTTCAAGCTCCGCCTCCAGGCTTTGGCTCCGCCCCTTTTCTGCTTCAAGCTCTGCCTTCAGCGCTTGGCTCTGCCCCCTCAGTGATTTAAGCTCCACCTCCAACTCATGGCCACGCCCCCTTTCCACAGCAAGCTCCGCCCCCAGGGACCTGTGAGGGGGACTGGGGTTACTGGGAGGGTaatgggagcactgggaggttACTGGGAGTTACTGCAAGTTACTGGGGGTTACTGGGAGCCTCACCTGGGACGCAGCACGAAGTGGGATGGGGGGATGAGCGCCCCCAGACTGGGAGGGgggaactgggagcactggggggcactgggagcaccgAGAGGGGGGAACTGGGAGCattgggtggcactgggagggccCGGACGACGCTCGGCCATCGGCGACCTGTGGGGGGAACACTTCCCAGTAAAACCCAGTAAGGATCAGTATGAATCAATACAGCCTATCCCCAGTCCCAGTaacctcccagtccctccccgTTGCTGCCAATTCCGCCTCCCCCCACGGTCCCAGTGGCTCCCAGTCCCTCTCAGTTTCCCCCAGTACCTTCCAGTTCCCCTCCCAGTCTCTCCCGATTCCCCCGCGCGGTGCACGCCGGGAAGACACCCCCGCAGCCGCTTTCCCGCTCTCCCGCCTCAGCCAATCAGAGGAGGAGCTTCCCGGGTCCCGCCTCCGCTGACGACCAATGGGAGGCCGCGCCTGGGAGAGGGTGCTCGGCTAAGAGGGGATGCCGCCCCTTCGGAGAATGGACCAATCAGAGTTTGGGGCGGGGTTAAATGGAGATCGGGTCCTGGAAGTGTAATTGACTTCCTAGGACCGTAAATGCAGCCCGGAggggtcctggaagggtaaaTTAATCTGTGAAAGGGTAAATCACAGTCCTTAGGCGGGAATGGGGTCCTGGCAGGATAAATCAAAGTTCCCAAAGCCTCAGCACCATCCTGGAGTGGTTTCAGTGTCCCCAAGCgggtccctgctgtccccagccccctccagAGTGCACCCCCACCACAGTCACTCCCAGTTTCTCCCACCCCACACCAAATCCGCTTTATTTCCTTCATTCTCTTTATCCCCTTTATTTATTCCCGTAATTCACTTTATTCTCTTTTCCCGCCGTTCCCCGCCCAAGCCCGGCGCCCCGATTGCCATGGCGACTGCACGGGCCCGTCCCCATGGCAgcgccgctcccgctcccccACATTACCATTGGCTGTTCCGCCGCGTTTCGCGAGCGCTGATTGGCCAAGAGCGGCAGAGGGCGGGAATGAGAACCCGGAAACGCCCTCGCCCGTTACCATGAAGACCCAGCAGGCCGGTTCCCATGGTAACAAAGATCCCGCCCCTCCCGCGCCTCCATTGGCTGTCGTGCTCCAGAACGAGAGCACTGATTGGCTACGGATCGAAGGAGGGGCTGAAGGCGGAGCTGTTCCCAAGGGGTTCCCAAAAGGGCCCCGACGTTCCCAAGGGGTCCCCGATGTCCCCAAGGAATTTCCTTGATGTCCGCAAGGCCACCTCTACTATCCTAGAGGGTCCCCAAAAGggtccctggtgtccccaaagtgtccccaaCCCCCCCCAAGGCcaccccggggctgtccccggggAGTCCCTCGTGTCCTCAAACCCCCCCCTCGCCAGGTCCCTTCTCCCCAAATTTGGGATGTTTTCCCCAAAGATCCCCCTATCCTGCTGCCCAAACTCGCTTtattgggattttggggggtcccgggggggtccccggcGGCTCCGGGTCCGGGGGAGGCTCGGGGGGGGCTCGGAGACCCCAAATTTGGGGTGGGGATCCTCGGGGAGACCCCGGGGCCGATTTTGGGTGGAATTTGGGGCATTTTGGGGCCCTTTGGGGGCTTTGGTGGGCAGATTTGGAGTTTTTGGGGCCATCCCTGAATTTTGGGGGGGTCTCCGCCCACTCCGGGTccgggggggctcggggggggCGTCTGGGAGAGGACTTGGGACCCCAAAATTGGGGTTGAGGCCCCCCGGGGGATCCCGGGGCTGTTTGGGGGCATTTCGGGGcagatttggttttttggggggtggatttggggttttttggggccgctttggggttttttggggcaTTCCTGAATTTGGAGGGTCTAgagggggattttgggggggtcGCCAACGGCTCCGGGTcctggggggctcctgggggggGTCTGAGACCCCAAAATTGGGGTCGGGACCCTCTGAGTGACCTCGGGGtcgttttggggttttttggtgcggatttggggatttgggggggttcCCTGaatttgaggggttttgggggggattttgggggtgtcTCCACCCACTCCGGGTCCTGGGGGGGCTCGGAGGGGGAGTGTGAGGTGAGGCTGGGGTATTTTGGGCAGGACTTGGGTTTTTCTGGGGGGGGGGTTGGTGGTTTTGAGCAGtatttgggggatttggggtgggattttgggattttcgaggaggatttgggggttttcGGGCAGGATCTGGCTTTTttttgggtggattttgggttttttgggtggaactttggggtttttgggtgggattttggggttttggggggggatttggggtttttagggGGGGGTCTGGGGGATT belongs to Prinia subflava isolate CZ2003 ecotype Zambia unplaced genomic scaffold, Cam_Psub_1.2 scaffold_47_NEW, whole genome shotgun sequence and includes:
- the LOC134565374 gene encoding myosin-14-like isoform X5, yielding MAERRPGPPSATQCSQFPPLGAPSAPQCSQFPPPSLGALIPPSHFVLRPSPPHRSLGAELAVERGRGHELEVELKSLRGQSQALKAELEAEKGRSQSLEAELEAEKGRSQSLEAELEAEKGRGQSLETELEAEKGRSRSLEAELEAEKGRSQSLEAELEAEKGRSQSLEAELEAERKQHQVLEGELEVLRGRGQRLEEELEAERAQSQILEMELKALRGRGHNPEGAEPSPEQVLLSRWRQKVFQLLLQVRLHQGQELRLQGQVRSLGAAVATGSRQVSLLELRLHRGEEELRGERQALSQERLRAEAAEEELGKLGQALRRLLGTLGMALANVTAAVGALETLSERLGRARHRLWALVASGRLQRQRQLEGTAGDSGVPGPVGDAAAGARCRHPRRHWGPSGATAPARTVVTSPRNSDIIRDISDVTREQ
- the LOC134565374 gene encoding myosin-14-like isoform X7; translation: MAERRPGPPSATQCSQFPPLGAPSAPQCSQFPPPSLGALIPPSHFVLRPSPPHRSLGAELAVERGRGHELEVELKSLRGQSQALKAELEAEKGRSQSLEAELEAEKGRSQSLEAELEAEKGRGQSLETELEAEKGRSRSLEAELEAEKGRSQSLEAELEAEKGRSQSLEAELEAERKQHQVLEGELEVLRGRGQRLEEELEAERAQSQILEMELKALRGRGHNPEGAEPSPEQVLLSRWRQKVFQLLLQVRLHQGQELRLQGQVRSLGAAVATGSRQVSLLELRLHRGEEELRGERQALSQERLRAEAAEEELGKLGQALRRLLGTLGMALANVTAAVGALETLSERLGRARHRLWVSLAPWVTQLQALGAAILGDIGDPVVPPPLRGQW
- the LOC134565374 gene encoding myosin-14-like isoform X6, giving the protein MAERRPGPPSATQCSQFPPLGAPSAPQCSQFPPPSLGALIPPSHFVLRPSPPHRSLGAELAVERGRGHELEVELKSLRGQSQALKAELEAEKGRSQSLEAELEAEKGRSQSLEAELEAEKGRGQSLETELEAEKGRSRSLEAELEAEKGRSQSLEAELEAEKGRSQSLEAELEAERKQHQVLEGELEVLRGRGQRLEEELEAERAQSQILEMELKALRGRGHNPEGAEPSPEQVLLSRWRQKVFQLLLQVRLHQGQELRLQGQVRSLGAAVATGSRQVSLLELRLHRGEEELRGERQALSQERLRAEAAEEELGKLGQALRRLLGTLGMALANVTAAVGALETLSERLGRARHRLWGPCTVPSVSLAPWVTQLQALGAAILGDIGDPVVPPPLRGQW
- the LOC134565374 gene encoding myosin-14-like isoform X3; its protein translation is MAERRPGPPSATQCSQFPPLGAPSAPQCSQFPPPSLGALIPPSHFVLRPSPPHRSLGAELAVERGRGHELEVELKSLRGQSQALKAELEAEKGRSQSLEAELEAEKGRSQSLEAELEAEKGRGQSLETELEAEKGRSRSLEAELEAEKGRSQSLEAELEAEKGRSQSLEAELEAERKQHQVLEGELEVLRGRGQRLEEELEAERAQSQILEMELKALRGRGHNPEGAEPSPEQVLLSRWRQKVFQLLLQVRLHQGQELRLQGQVRSLGAAVATGSRQVSLLELRLHRGEEELRGERQALSQERLRAEAAEEELGKLGQALRRLLGTLGMALANVTAAVGALETLSERLGRARHRLWALVASGRLQRQRQLEGTAGDSGTVAPEVTPEVTTAQLKGWHRGDSGDTGGGSVPKVPPLCPPKGRDRTQPLPGRVSLAPWVTQLQALGAAILGDIGDPVVPPPLRGQW
- the LOC134565374 gene encoding myosin-14-like isoform X1 produces the protein MAERRPGPPSATQCSQFPPLGAPSAPQCSQFPPPSLGALIPPSHFVLRPSPPHRSLGAELAVERGRGHELEVELKSLRGQSQALKAELEAEKGRSQSLEAELEAEKGRSQSLEAELEAEKGRGQSLETELEAEKGRSRSLEAELEAEKGRSQSLEAELEAEKGRSQSLEAELEAERKQHQVLEGELEVLRGRGQRLEEELEAERAQSQILEMELKALRGRGHNPEGAEPSPEQVLLSRWRQKVFQLLLQVRLHQGQELRLQGQVRSLGAAVATGSRQVSLLELRLHRGEEELRGERQALSQERLRAEAAEEELGKLGQALRRLLGTLGMALANVTAAVGALETLSERLGRARHRLWALVASGRLQRQRQLEGTAGDSGTVAPEVTPEVTTAQLKGWHRGDSGDTGGGSVPKVPPLCPPKGRDRTQPLPGRGPCTVPSVSLAPWVTQLQALGAAILGDIGDPVVPPPLRGQW
- the LOC134565374 gene encoding coiled-coil domain-containing protein 88B-like isoform X4; the protein is MAERRPGPPSATQCSQFPPLGAPSAPQCSQFPPPSLGALIPPSHFVLRPSPPHRSLGAELAVERGRGHELEVELKSLRGQSQALKAELEAEKGRSQSLEAELEAEKGRSQSLEAELEAEKGRGQSLETELEAEKGRSRSLEAELEAEKGRSQSLEAELEAEKGRSQSLEAELEAERKQHQVLEGELEVLRGRGQRLEEELEAERAQSQILEMELKALRGRGHNPEGAEPSPEQVLLSRWRQKVFQLLLQVRLHQGQELRLQGQALSQERLRAEAAEEELGKLGQALRRLLGTLGMALANVTAAVGALETLSERLGRARHRLWALVASGRLQRQRQLEGTAGDSGTVAPEVTPEVTTAQLKGWHRGDSGDTGGGSVPKVPPLCPPKGRDRTQPLPGRGPCTVPSVSLAPWVTQLQALGAAILGDIGDPVVPPPLRGQW
- the LOC134565374 gene encoding myosin-14-like isoform X2; translated protein: MAERRPGPPSATQCSQFPPLGAPSAPQCSQFPPPSLGALIPPSHFVLRPRSLGAELAVERGRGHELEVELKSLRGQSQALKAELEAEKGRSQSLEAELEAEKGRSQSLEAELEAEKGRGQSLETELEAEKGRSRSLEAELEAEKGRSQSLEAELEAEKGRSQSLEAELEAERKQHQVLEGELEVLRGRGQRLEEELEAERAQSQILEMELKALRGRGHNPEGAEPSPEQVLLSRWRQKVFQLLLQVRLHQGQELRLQGQVRSLGAAVATGSRQVSLLELRLHRGEEELRGERQALSQERLRAEAAEEELGKLGQALRRLLGTLGMALANVTAAVGALETLSERLGRARHRLWALVASGRLQRQRQLEGTAGDSGTVAPEVTPEVTTAQLKGWHRGDSGDTGGGSVPKVPPLCPPKGRDRTQPLPGRGPCTVPSVSLAPWVTQLQALGAAILGDIGDPVVPPPLRGQW
- the LOC134565374 gene encoding myosin-14-like isoform X8, which encodes MAERRPGPPSATQCSQFPPLGAPSAPQCSQFPPPSLGALIPPSHFVLRPSPPHRSLGAELAVERGRGHELEVELKSLRGQSQALKAELEAEKGRSQSLEAELEAEKGRSQSLEAELEAEKGRGQSLETELEAEKGRSRSLEAELEAEKGRSQSLEAELEAEKGRSQSLEAELEAERKQHQVLEGELEVLRGRGQRLEEELEAERAQSQILEMELKALRGRGHNPEGAEPSPEQVLLSRWRQKVFQLLLQVRLHQGQELRLQGQVRSLGAAVATGSRQVSLLELRLHRGEEELRGERQALSQERLRAEAAEEELGKLGQALRRLLGTLGMALANVTAAVGALETLSERLGRARHRLWAR